The following coding sequences lie in one Streptomyces venezuelae genomic window:
- a CDS encoding ABC transporter permease has product MPEPQEPERAIAATGMGGAMDLATSEATSLEKTTPGGPEGGPSAPARSLWSDAWRDLRRNPVFIVSGLVILFLVVISLWPSLIATGNPLDCDLGNAQKGSAPGHPFGFNEQGCDVYTRVVYGTRVSVTVGVCATLGVALIGSVLGGLAGFFGGAWDAVLSRITDIFFAIPVVLGGLVLLSVVTSSTVWPVIGFMVLLGWPQISRIARGSVITAKQNDYVQAARALGASNPRMLLRHITPNAVAPVIVVATIALGTYIALEATLSYLGVGLKPPTVSWGIDISAASQYIRNAPHMLLWPAGALAITVLAFIMLGDAVRDALDPKLR; this is encoded by the coding sequence ATGCCTGAACCTCAGGAGCCGGAGCGCGCCATCGCGGCCACCGGCATGGGCGGGGCGATGGACCTCGCCACCAGCGAGGCGACCTCCCTGGAAAAGACGACACCGGGCGGACCCGAGGGCGGGCCCTCGGCGCCCGCGCGCAGCCTCTGGTCCGACGCCTGGCGGGACCTGCGGCGCAACCCCGTCTTCATCGTCTCGGGGCTGGTCATCCTCTTCCTCGTCGTCATCTCCCTCTGGCCCTCCCTCATCGCCACCGGCAACCCGCTCGACTGCGACCTCGGCAACGCGCAGAAGGGCTCGGCCCCCGGGCACCCCTTCGGCTTCAACGAGCAGGGCTGCGACGTCTACACCCGGGTCGTCTACGGGACCCGCGTCTCCGTCACCGTCGGCGTGTGCGCCACCCTCGGCGTCGCACTCATCGGCAGCGTGCTCGGCGGGCTCGCCGGGTTCTTCGGCGGGGCCTGGGACGCGGTCCTCTCCCGCATCACCGACATCTTCTTCGCCATCCCCGTCGTCCTCGGCGGCCTGGTCCTCCTGTCGGTGGTCACCAGCTCCACCGTCTGGCCGGTGATCGGCTTCATGGTGCTGCTCGGCTGGCCGCAGATCTCCCGCATCGCCCGCGGCTCCGTCATCACCGCCAAACAGAACGACTACGTGCAGGCGGCGCGCGCCCTCGGCGCCTCCAACCCCCGGATGCTGCTCCGCCACATCACCCCCAACGCCGTCGCCCCCGTGATCGTCGTGGCGACCATCGCCCTCGGCACCTACATCGCCCTGGAGGCCACGCTCTCCTACCTCGGCGTCGGTCTGAAGCCGCCCACCGTCAGCTGGGGCATCGACATCTCGGCCGCCTCCCAGTACATCCGCAACGCCCCGCACATGCTGCTCTGGCCCGCCGGAGCCCTCGCGATCACCGTCCTCGCGTTCATCATGCTCGGCGACGCGGTGCGCGACGCCCTCGACCCGAAGCTGAGGTAG
- a CDS encoding ABC transporter ATP-binding protein has product MATVASEAAASGTPGASRLLEVRDLHVEFRTRDGIARAVNGVDYSVDAGETLAVLGESGSGKSVTAQAVMGILDTPPGRITSGEILFRGRDLLKLKEDERRKVRGAGMAMIFQDALSSLNPVLSVGEQLGEMYVVHKGMSRKDAKAKAVELMDRVRIPAARERVGQYPHQFSGGMRQRIMIAMAMALEPSLIIADEPTTALDVTVQAQVMDLLAELQREMNMGLILITHDLGVVADVADTIAVMYAGRIVERAPVHEIYRAPAHPYTRGLLESIPRLDQKGQELYAIKGLPPNLMNIPPGCAFHPRCPMAQDICRTDEPPLHRVTYEGLTAERRSACHFWKETLDASR; this is encoded by the coding sequence ATGGCAACCGTGGCATCCGAGGCAGCCGCGTCCGGCACACCCGGGGCGTCCAGGCTGCTCGAAGTGCGCGACCTGCACGTCGAGTTCCGCACCAGGGACGGCATCGCCCGAGCCGTCAACGGAGTGGACTACAGCGTCGACGCGGGCGAAACCCTCGCCGTCCTCGGCGAATCCGGGTCCGGCAAGTCCGTCACCGCCCAGGCCGTCATGGGCATCCTCGACACCCCGCCCGGCAGGATCACCTCCGGGGAGATCCTCTTCCGGGGGCGGGACCTCCTGAAGCTCAAGGAGGACGAGCGGCGCAAGGTCCGCGGCGCGGGCATGGCGATGATCTTCCAGGACGCGCTGTCGTCCCTGAACCCGGTGCTCAGCGTCGGCGAACAGCTCGGCGAGATGTACGTCGTCCACAAGGGCATGTCCCGGAAGGACGCCAAGGCCAAGGCCGTCGAACTGATGGACCGGGTCCGCATCCCGGCCGCCAGGGAGCGCGTCGGTCAGTACCCGCACCAGTTCAGCGGCGGCATGCGCCAGCGCATCATGATCGCCATGGCGATGGCGCTCGAACCCTCGCTGATCATCGCCGACGAACCCACCACCGCCCTCGACGTCACCGTCCAGGCCCAGGTCATGGACCTCCTCGCCGAGCTCCAGCGCGAGATGAACATGGGCCTGATCCTCATCACCCACGACCTCGGCGTCGTCGCGGACGTCGCCGACACCATCGCCGTCATGTACGCGGGCCGCATCGTCGAACGCGCCCCCGTCCACGAGATCTACCGGGCGCCCGCCCACCCCTACACCCGCGGCCTCCTCGAATCCATCCCGCGCCTCGACCAGAAGGGCCAGGAGCTCTACGCGATCAAGGGGCTGCCGCCGAACCTCATGAACATCCCGCCAGGCTGCGCCTTCCACCCCCGCTGCCCCATGGCCCAGGACATCTGCCGCACCGACGAGCCGCCGCTCCACCGCGTGACGTACGAGGGGCTGACCGCCGAGCGCAGGAGCGCCTGCCACTTCTGGAAGGAGACGCTCGATGCGTCACGTTGA
- a CDS encoding ABC transporter ATP-binding protein: protein MRHVELADVGTPAGREPILQVRGLVKHYPLTQGIVFRKQVGAVKAVDGVDFDLGHGETLGIVGESGCGKSTVAKMLVNLERPTAGEIRYKGEDITRLSGRALKAVRRNIQMVFQDPYTSLNPRMTVGDIIGEPYEIHPEVARKGSRRQKVQELLDVVGLNPEYINRYPHQFSGGQRQRIGIARGLALRPEVIVADEPVSALDVSVQAQVINLLEKLQNEFDLSYVFIAHDLSIVRHISDRVGVMYLGRIVEIGSDAEIYDHPTHPYTQALLSAVPVPDPDAREHRERIILSGDVPSPANPPSGCRFRTRCWKARERCALEVPLLAVPAEFRLDDSPAAHDSACHFAEEKQVVP from the coding sequence ATGCGTCACGTTGAGCTCGCCGACGTCGGCACGCCCGCCGGACGCGAGCCGATCCTCCAGGTCCGCGGCCTCGTCAAGCACTACCCGCTCACCCAGGGCATCGTCTTCCGCAAGCAGGTCGGCGCGGTCAAGGCCGTCGACGGCGTCGACTTCGACCTCGGGCACGGCGAGACGCTCGGCATCGTCGGCGAGTCCGGCTGCGGCAAGTCGACGGTCGCGAAGATGCTGGTCAACCTGGAGCGGCCGACCGCGGGCGAGATCCGCTACAAGGGCGAGGACATCACCAGGCTGTCGGGCCGCGCACTCAAGGCGGTGCGCCGCAACATCCAGATGGTGTTCCAGGACCCGTACACCTCCCTCAACCCCCGCATGACGGTCGGCGACATCATCGGTGAGCCGTACGAGATCCACCCCGAGGTCGCCCGCAAGGGCTCGCGCCGGCAGAAGGTGCAGGAGCTGCTCGACGTGGTCGGGCTCAACCCCGAGTACATCAACCGCTATCCGCACCAGTTCTCCGGCGGCCAGCGCCAGCGCATCGGCATCGCGCGCGGCCTGGCGCTCCGGCCCGAGGTGATCGTCGCCGACGAACCGGTCTCCGCCCTCGACGTCTCCGTCCAGGCACAGGTCATCAACCTCCTGGAGAAGCTCCAGAACGAGTTCGACCTCAGTTACGTCTTCATCGCCCACGACCTGTCGATCGTGCGGCACATCTCCGACCGGGTCGGCGTCATGTACCTGGGACGGATCGTCGAGATCGGCTCGGACGCCGAGATCTACGACCACCCCACGCACCCCTACACGCAGGCGCTGCTCTCCGCCGTGCCCGTCCCCGACCCCGACGCGCGCGAGCACCGCGAGCGGATCATCCTCTCCGGGGACGTGCCCTCGCCCGCCAACCCGCCCTCCGGCTGCCGCTTCCGCACCCGCTGCTGGAAGGCAAGGGAGCGGTGCGCCCTGGAGGTGCCGCTGCTCGCCGTCCCGGCGGAGTTCCGGCTCGACGACAGCCCCGCCGCGCACGACTCGGCCTGCCACTTCGCGGAGGAGAAGCAGGTCGTGCCGTAA
- a CDS encoding S9 family peptidase yields the protein MTTENPGIPRPDESQAQRLSFPRQHARTQRFTLGAPRAFTVAPDGSRVVFLRSSDGTDRANRLWVLDVSDGSAERVAADPHVLLGGAAEKLSAAERARRERSREGGAGIVGYATDAAVELAAFALSGRLFTAELRAGTARELPVPGPVIDPRPSPDGRHVAYVARGALRVTGADGEGDRALAEPEAGQEATVTYGLAEFIAAEEMARSRGFWWSPDSQRLLVARVDDAPVQRWWIADPAHPDRAPEQVAYPAAGTPNAEVGLWVLGLDGSRTEVVWDRARFPYLARVHWSADGAPLLLVQSRDQGSQLYLAVDPDSGATRMVHAEEDPEWLELFPGVPCWSPSGKLVRIADEGGARVLAWGERPLTGPQLHVRAVLDVTEEDILLSASAGAAAADPETGEIHVYRVNELGVERVSQEPGVHSAVRAGGLTVLVSATLDRPGAQVQVLREGKQVATIASHAQRPGLTPRVTLTEGGTRNIPCAVLLPTDYKETDGPLPVLLDPYGGPHGQRVQRAHNIFLTSQWFADQGFAVLVADGRGTPGRSPGWEKSIKNDKTLTLEDQVDALHALAERFPFDLSRVAIRGWSYGGYLAGMAALRRPDVFHAAVVGAPVTDLRLYDTHYEERYLGDPTRTPETYRHNSLIWDDGLVEAAEPHRPMLIVHGLADDNVVVAHSLRLSSALLAAGRPHEVLPLSGVTHMTPQEQVAENLLLLQVDFLKRSLGLPRE from the coding sequence ATGACCACCGAGAACCCCGGAATTCCCAGGCCCGACGAGAGCCAGGCACAGCGGCTCTCCTTCCCGCGTCAGCACGCCCGCACCCAGCGCTTCACCCTCGGCGCTCCCCGTGCGTTCACCGTGGCGCCGGATGGTTCACGCGTTGTTTTCCTGCGCTCCTCCGACGGCACCGACCGGGCCAACAGGTTGTGGGTCCTCGACGTGTCGGACGGCAGCGCCGAGCGGGTCGCCGCCGATCCGCACGTGCTGCTCGGCGGCGCCGCCGAGAAGTTGTCCGCGGCGGAGCGCGCACGGCGCGAGCGGAGCCGTGAGGGCGGTGCGGGCATCGTGGGCTACGCGACGGACGCCGCCGTGGAGCTGGCCGCGTTCGCCCTGTCGGGCCGCCTGTTCACCGCTGAGCTGCGCGCGGGCACGGCGCGCGAACTGCCCGTACCGGGGCCGGTGATCGACCCGCGTCCCTCGCCGGACGGGCGTCATGTCGCCTACGTGGCGCGGGGCGCCCTGCGCGTGACGGGCGCCGACGGGGAGGGCGACCGGGCCCTCGCGGAGCCCGAGGCGGGCCAGGAGGCGACGGTCACGTACGGGTTGGCGGAGTTCATCGCGGCGGAGGAGATGGCCCGTTCACGGGGCTTCTGGTGGTCTCCCGACTCGCAGCGGCTGCTCGTCGCGCGGGTCGACGACGCCCCCGTGCAGCGGTGGTGGATCGCGGATCCCGCGCACCCGGACCGGGCGCCGGAGCAGGTCGCGTACCCGGCCGCGGGCACGCCCAACGCGGAGGTCGGCCTGTGGGTCCTGGGCCTCGACGGATCGCGGACCGAGGTGGTCTGGGACCGTGCCCGCTTCCCGTATCTCGCACGTGTGCACTGGTCGGCGGATGGTGCGCCGCTGCTGCTCGTGCAGTCCCGCGATCAGGGGAGCCAGCTGTATCTGGCGGTGGACCCGGACAGCGGGGCCACGCGGATGGTGCACGCGGAAGAAGATCCAGAATGGCTTGAACTTTTCCCTGGTGTGCCGTGCTGGTCGCCCAGCGGGAAGCTCGTGCGGATCGCGGACGAGGGCGGCGCGCGCGTCCTCGCGTGGGGGGAACGTCCCCTGACAGGGCCCCAGTTGCACGTACGTGCGGTTCTTGACGTCACCGAGGAGGACATCCTCCTCTCGGCGTCCGCGGGCGCGGCTGCGGCCGACCCGGAGACCGGTGAGATCCATGTGTACCGCGTCAACGAACTGGGCGTGGAGCGCGTCTCGCAGGAGCCGGGCGTGCACTCGGCCGTCCGTGCGGGCGGCCTCACCGTCCTGGTGTCCGCCACGCTCGACCGCCCCGGCGCGCAGGTGCAGGTGTTGCGCGAGGGCAAGCAGGTGGCGACGATCGCCTCACACGCCCAGCGCCCGGGGCTCACTCCGCGCGTGACGCTCACCGAAGGGGGCACGCGGAACATCCCGTGCGCCGTCCTGCTCCCCACGGATTACAAGGAGACGGACGGCCCCCTTCCGGTACTGCTCGATCCGTACGGCGGCCCGCACGGCCAGCGCGTGCAGCGTGCGCACAACATCTTCCTGACCTCCCAGTGGTTCGCCGACCAGGGGTTCGCGGTGCTCGTCGCGGACGGCCGCGGCACCCCCGGCCGCTCCCCCGGCTGGGAGAAGTCGATCAAGAACGACAAGACCCTCACCCTTGAGGACCAGGTCGACGCCCTGCACGCGCTCGCCGAGCGGTTCCCCTTCGACCTGAGCCGGGTGGCGATCCGCGGCTGGTCCTACGGCGGGTACCTCGCCGGCATGGCCGCGCTGCGCCGCCCCGACGTGTTCCACGCGGCGGTGGTCGGCGCCCCGGTCACGGACCTGCGGCTCTACGACACGCACTACGAGGAGCGGTACCTCGGCGATCCGACCCGGACGCCGGAGACGTACCGGCACAACTCCCTGATCTGGGACGACGGTCTCGTGGAGGCGGCCGAGCCGCACCGCCCGATGCTCATCGTGCACGGCCTCGCCGACGACAACGTGGTGGTCGCGCACTCTTTGCGGCTGTCCTCCGCGCTGCTCGCCGCGGGCCGCCCGCACGAGGTCCTGCCGCTCTCCGGGGTCACGCACATGACCCCGCAGGAGCAGGTCGCGGAGAACCTGTTGCTGCTCCAGGTGGACTTCCTGAAGCGGTCCCTGGGACTCCCGAGGGAGTAG
- the mshB gene encoding N-acetyl-1-D-myo-inositol-2-amino-2-deoxy-alpha-D-glucopyranoside deacetylase, with the protein MTELPARRLLLVHAHPDDESITTGATMAKYAAEGAHVTLVTCTLGEEGEVIPAGLAHLAADRDDSLGAHRVGELAAAMKEVGVTDHRFLGGPGRYRDSGMMGVEQNSRPGAFWSADLDEAAAHLVEVIREVRPQVLVTYDPDGGYGHPDHIQAHRVAMRAADLAADPAFHADLGAPHTIDKIYWNRAPRSVVEERFDRMSGALRDSPFGTPAVVADVPGVTDDERITTEIDGRPYLTAKAAAMAAHVTQITVSGPLFILSNELAQPIFDVEYYELVRGEASAEGNSRETDLFAGLERVTDMAEVTAL; encoded by the coding sequence ATGACGGAACTGCCCGCCCGGCGCCTGCTGCTCGTGCACGCGCACCCCGACGACGAGTCGATCACCACCGGCGCGACCATGGCCAAGTACGCGGCCGAGGGTGCGCACGTCACCCTGGTGACCTGCACCCTGGGCGAGGAGGGCGAGGTCATCCCGGCCGGACTCGCCCACCTCGCGGCCGACCGGGACGACTCCCTCGGTGCCCACCGCGTCGGGGAGCTGGCGGCCGCCATGAAGGAAGTGGGCGTCACCGACCACCGCTTCCTCGGCGGCCCCGGGCGCTACCGCGACTCGGGGATGATGGGCGTCGAGCAGAACAGCCGCCCCGGCGCCTTCTGGTCGGCGGACCTCGACGAGGCCGCCGCCCACCTCGTCGAGGTGATCCGCGAAGTGCGCCCCCAGGTCCTCGTGACGTACGACCCCGACGGGGGATACGGCCACCCCGACCACATCCAGGCGCACCGCGTCGCCATGCGCGCGGCCGACCTCGCCGCCGACCCGGCCTTCCACGCCGACCTCGGCGCGCCCCACACGATCGACAAGATCTACTGGAACCGCGCCCCGCGGTCCGTGGTCGAGGAGCGCTTCGACCGGATGTCCGGCGCGCTGCGGGACTCGCCGTTCGGCACGCCCGCCGTCGTCGCGGATGTGCCCGGCGTCACGGACGACGAGCGGATCACCACCGAGATCGACGGCCGCCCCTACCTGACGGCCAAGGCAGCGGCCATGGCGGCGCACGTCACACAGATCACGGTCAGCGGGCCGCTCTTCATCCTCTCCAACGAACTCGCGCAGCCCATCTTCGATGTGGAGTACTACGAGCTGGTGCGGGGAGAAGCGTCGGCAGAGGGAAACTCCCGCGAGACGGATCTGTTCGCGGGACTCGAAAGGGTGACGGACATGGCTGAGGTGACCGCGCTGTGA
- a CDS encoding DUF6113 family protein, protein MRAGRLGAYALLFVLGAVVGVAGSLVQGGFFPAGLLLALLGAAGLFYGGSRAIGTRAGAVAPAAGWLVAVMLLTATRPEGDFLFGAGIVSYGYLLGGMAVAVMCATLGQGPQPAAPAARLGK, encoded by the coding sequence CTGAGAGCGGGCCGCCTCGGCGCCTACGCACTCCTCTTCGTCCTCGGCGCCGTCGTCGGCGTCGCCGGCTCGCTCGTCCAAGGCGGCTTCTTCCCCGCGGGGTTGCTGCTCGCGCTCCTCGGCGCCGCCGGTCTCTTCTACGGCGGGTCGCGGGCGATCGGCACCAGGGCGGGGGCCGTTGCGCCCGCGGCCGGCTGGCTGGTCGCGGTCATGCTGCTCACCGCCACCAGACCCGAGGGCGACTTCCTCTTCGGCGCGGGGATCGTCTCGTACGGCTACCTGCTCGGCGGAATGGCCGTCGCTGTGATGTGCGCCACGCTCGGGCAGGGGCCGCAACCGGCCGCGCCCGCCGCCCGACTTGGCAAGTGA
- a CDS encoding ABC transporter ATP-binding protein produces MVGMTTSTAPPTADVVSFERVTKSFGDVRAVDGLTLTLRPGETVALLGPNGAGKSSTLDLLLGLRRPDSGTVRVLGTEPREAITAGRVGAMLQSGGLMGEVTVRELVTLACDLHPRPYRVNDVLAHADITKIADRKVHKLSGGQEQRVRFALATAGAHDLIVLDEPTTGMDVTARQAFWATMREQADQGRAVLFATHYLEEADAIADRVLVLHRGRLLADGTAAEIKAKAGARKVSFDLAEIDAALAGRLRALPFLTTLDIAGHTVRAQSTDADATVHALYGLGVYPRNLEVAGLGLEQAFVAITEAEEARTA; encoded by the coding sequence ATGGTCGGCATGACGACGAGCACAGCACCGCCCACCGCCGACGTGGTGAGCTTCGAGCGGGTGACCAAGAGCTTCGGCGACGTCCGCGCCGTCGACGGACTGACCCTCACCCTCCGTCCCGGCGAGACCGTGGCGCTCCTCGGGCCGAACGGCGCGGGCAAGTCCTCCACCCTCGACCTGTTGCTCGGCCTGCGCAGGCCGGACAGCGGGACGGTGCGGGTCCTCGGCACCGAGCCGCGCGAGGCGATCACCGCGGGCCGGGTCGGCGCGATGCTGCAGAGCGGCGGCCTGATGGGCGAGGTGACCGTGCGCGAACTCGTCACGCTCGCCTGCGACCTGCACCCCAGGCCGTACCGCGTGAACGACGTGCTCGCCCACGCGGACATCACGAAGATCGCGGACCGCAAGGTCCACAAGCTCTCCGGCGGCCAGGAACAGCGCGTCCGCTTCGCGCTCGCCACGGCCGGCGCCCACGACCTGATCGTGCTCGACGAGCCGACCACCGGCATGGACGTCACCGCACGCCAGGCGTTCTGGGCCACCATGCGGGAGCAGGCCGACCAGGGCCGTGCCGTCCTCTTCGCCACGCACTACCTGGAGGAGGCCGACGCGATCGCCGACCGCGTCCTCGTCCTGCACCGCGGCCGGCTCCTCGCCGACGGCACCGCCGCCGAGATCAAGGCGAAGGCGGGTGCCCGCAAGGTCTCCTTCGACCTGGCGGAGATCGACGCGGCGCTCGCGGGGCGGCTGCGCGCGCTGCCCTTCCTGACCACGCTCGACATCGCGGGCCACACCGTCCGCGCCCAGTCGACGGACGCCGACGCCACCGTCCACGCGCTGTACGGCCTCGGCGTCTACCCCCGCAACCTCGAAGTCGCCGGGCTCGGCCTGGAGCAGGCCTTCGTGGCGATCACCGAGGCCGAGGAGGCCAGGACCGCATGA
- a CDS encoding ABC transporter permease, with the protein MNSLIKLEITRALRNRKFLFFSVIYPSVLFVIIAGSRNGADKVPETGLSVPAFMMVSMASFGALTAVLMGNSERIAKERESGWVRQLRLTSLPGRGYVLAKTASAAVVSLPSIVVVFAVAAIFKDVRFDAWQWAALTGAIWAGSLCFAALGVAIGYLATGDAVRPITMIIYFGLSILGGLWMPVTTFPHWLRETASWLPTHAYAALGQAIELGEAPHAKDITLLVAYFLLFAGGAAWLYRKDTLKA; encoded by the coding sequence ATGAACAGCCTGATCAAGCTGGAGATCACCCGCGCCCTGCGCAACCGCAAGTTCCTCTTCTTCTCCGTCATCTACCCGTCGGTGCTCTTCGTGATCATCGCGGGCAGCCGGAACGGCGCCGACAAGGTTCCCGAGACCGGTCTGTCCGTCCCCGCGTTCATGATGGTCTCGATGGCGTCCTTCGGCGCCCTGACCGCCGTCCTCATGGGCAACAGCGAGCGCATCGCCAAGGAGCGCGAGAGCGGCTGGGTGCGGCAGCTGCGCCTGACCTCGCTGCCGGGACGCGGCTACGTCCTCGCGAAGACCGCGAGCGCCGCCGTGGTCAGCCTGCCGTCCATCGTCGTGGTCTTCGCCGTCGCGGCGATCTTCAAGGACGTCCGCTTCGACGCCTGGCAGTGGGCGGCGCTGACCGGCGCGATCTGGGCGGGCAGCCTCTGCTTCGCCGCGCTCGGCGTGGCCATCGGCTACCTCGCGACCGGCGACGCCGTACGCCCCATCACGATGATCATCTACTTCGGGCTCTCCATCCTCGGCGGCCTGTGGATGCCCGTCACGACGTTCCCGCACTGGCTGCGGGAGACCGCGTCCTGGCTGCCCACCCACGCGTACGCTGCCCTCGGGCAGGCCATCGAACTGGGCGAGGCACCGCACGCGAAGGACATCACGCTTCTGGTCGCCTACTTCCTCCTCTTCGCGGGCGGCGCGGCATGGCTGTACCGGAAGGACACACTGAAGGCGTGA
- a CDS encoding sensor histidine kinase → MNTTDAEGSELHPVYTFGRPPQGRRQFLTKSAWIGVWLVFLSSPVKDLADGHHTPLATVLGSLGLALFVAIYLTLVFRYTTRIIRWRAVIACFALLVVLAVVLAFSLGDHWLGLFVYVSVSAGAVLPVRYALGVIPAVTLLMILVGLRDDGLGDLITNLGVITLLVGFAMSGVRELIRTTVQLRQARATVAQLAANEERLRLARDLHDLLGHSLSLITLKSELAGRMLPTHPDKAAQQVADIEQVSRQALVDVREAVSGYRRRTLAGELVGARTALTAAGVDAEVPEEPPAELPGEEAEAALAWALREAVTNVVRHSGARRCTVAFTARQTLAGRLLELTVEDDGVGASGAGAGNGLTGLTERVEAVGGALETGPADRRGFRLAVRVPLAKATVGSPS, encoded by the coding sequence GTGAACACGACAGACGCTGAGGGCAGCGAACTCCACCCCGTCTACACGTTCGGACGCCCGCCCCAGGGCCGCCGCCAGTTCCTGACCAAGTCCGCCTGGATCGGCGTCTGGCTGGTGTTCCTGAGCTCCCCGGTCAAGGACCTGGCCGACGGGCACCACACGCCCCTCGCCACCGTCCTCGGCTCGCTCGGCCTCGCGCTCTTCGTGGCCATCTACCTGACCCTCGTCTTCCGCTACACCACCAGGATCATCCGGTGGCGCGCCGTCATCGCCTGCTTCGCGCTGCTCGTGGTCCTCGCCGTGGTCCTCGCGTTCAGCCTCGGCGACCACTGGCTCGGACTCTTCGTGTACGTCTCGGTCTCCGCGGGCGCCGTCCTGCCGGTGCGGTACGCGCTCGGGGTCATTCCCGCCGTCACGCTCCTGATGATCCTGGTCGGCCTGCGCGACGACGGCCTCGGCGACCTGATCACCAACCTCGGAGTGATCACGCTCCTGGTGGGCTTCGCGATGTCCGGCGTACGCGAGCTGATCCGTACGACGGTGCAGCTCCGCCAGGCCCGCGCGACCGTCGCCCAACTCGCCGCCAACGAGGAGCGGCTGCGGCTCGCCAGGGACCTGCACGACCTGCTCGGCCACTCGCTCTCCCTGATCACGCTCAAGAGCGAGCTCGCCGGGCGGATGCTCCCGACCCACCCCGACAAGGCCGCCCAGCAGGTCGCCGACATCGAACAGGTCAGCCGCCAGGCGCTGGTGGACGTGCGCGAGGCGGTCTCCGGCTACCGGCGGCGCACCCTCGCCGGTGAACTCGTCGGCGCGCGCACGGCGCTCACCGCCGCGGGCGTCGACGCCGAGGTGCCGGAGGAGCCGCCCGCCGAACTGCCGGGCGAGGAGGCGGAGGCGGCGCTCGCCTGGGCGCTGCGTGAGGCCGTCACGAACGTCGTGCGGCACAGCGGGGCCCGGCGCTGCACGGTGGCGTTCACGGCGCGGCAGACGCTCGCGGGACGGCTCCTGGAGCTCACCGTCGAGGACGACGGAGTGGGCGCCTCCGGTGCGGGCGCCGGCAACGGTCTGACGGGGCTCACGGAGCGCGTGGAGGCGGTGGGCGGGGCGCTGGAGACGGGGCCCGCGGACCGCCGCGGCTTCCGCCTCGCGGTCCGCGTACCCCTGGCGAAGGCCACCGTAGGATCCCCCTCATGA
- a CDS encoding response regulator: MIRILLAEDQAMVREALAALLGLEPDIEVVAQVARGDEVLAAAREHAVDVALLDIEMPGRTGIEAAAELNAALPALKVVVLTTFGRPGYLRSAMEAGADAFLVKDAPAAQLAAAVRKVLAGERVIDPTLAAAALAGGANPLTDREREVLRAAADGATNAELATALHLSRGTVRNYLSTAIQKLAVRNRAEAVKTARDKGWL, encoded by the coding sequence ATGATCAGAATCCTCCTCGCCGAGGACCAGGCCATGGTCCGTGAGGCCCTCGCGGCGCTGCTCGGCCTCGAACCGGACATCGAGGTCGTCGCGCAGGTGGCGCGCGGCGACGAGGTGCTCGCGGCGGCCCGCGAACACGCCGTGGACGTGGCGCTGCTCGACATCGAGATGCCCGGCCGCACGGGCATCGAGGCGGCCGCCGAACTCAACGCGGCACTGCCCGCGTTGAAGGTGGTCGTGCTCACCACCTTCGGCCGCCCCGGCTATCTGCGCAGCGCCATGGAGGCCGGCGCCGATGCCTTCCTGGTCAAGGACGCGCCCGCGGCGCAGCTCGCCGCGGCGGTGCGCAAGGTGCTCGCGGGGGAGCGGGTCATCGACCCCACGCTGGCCGCGGCCGCCCTCGCCGGGGGCGCGAACCCGCTGACCGACCGGGAGCGTGAGGTGCTGCGCGCGGCGGCCGACGGCGCCACCAACGCCGAACTCGCCACCGCCCTGCACCTCTCCCGGGGCACGGTCCGCAACTACCTCTCGACGGCGATCCAGAAACTCGCGGTCCGCAACCGCGCGGAGGCGGTCAAGACCGCCAGGGACAAGGGCTGGCTCTGA